One Streptomyces sp. NBC_00554 DNA segment encodes these proteins:
- the treY gene encoding malto-oligosyltrehalose synthase — translation MTPERPEPVTPEPVVPAVPTATYRLQLQPEFPFGAAEAAVPYLASLGVSHLHLSPVLEAVPGSTHGYDVVDHARVRGELGGEDGLRSLARTAREHGLGLVVDIVPNHMAMTPRHNRPLWEVLREGPESPYARWFDIDWDAQGGQLLLPVLGGRLGAELGHLKVDGDVLRYYDQVFPLREGTEKLPLPQLLDAQWYRPAWWRLARTELNYRRFFSISELIGLRVEDPEVFAATHAKILELLDDGVVEGLRIDHPDGLADPDTYLRHLHEATGGRWTVVEKILADGEPLPAAWPVAGTTGYDALRQVDGLFADPAGAGELLGQYRRFAAPQSDRGGHWEATVRRAAYKVVTHELATEVDRLTRVASRLCTASPDPALRDHAPWALGTALRELLVRLEVYRPYPSSDAALVVTEEAAAEARAVFTVPEEAHAVDVVRDLVLGRAGDGPGHAEFRARFAQTSSALRAKSVEDTAFYRYVPQLSANEVGGNPGSPAVSPEDFHAYCARVQRDWPATGTALSTHDTKRSADVRAALSVLTECPGQWADVLAEVTREGAGVPDPQVAWAAWQTVFGLGPADPERVQGALLKHIREAGLHTAWTEQDPAYEDAVAAFVAAGPCGAPGRRVADFRAALAPHVRANVLGAALVHLTMPGVPDVYQGTEGEYLALVDPDNRRPFAPLEQESAKSALTTGALRLRGRRPAVFGDPATYGPLTAQGPGAAHCVAFVRSGEVVTAVTRLSLRLAEAGGWRDTLLPLPEGRWGDVLTPGREFTGHARVAELFERLPVVLLERVSEGAPQGSAVSG, via the coding sequence ATGACACCTGAGCGTCCAGAACCGGTGACTCCCGAGCCCGTGGTTCCCGCCGTGCCGACCGCCACGTACCGGTTGCAGCTCCAGCCGGAGTTCCCCTTCGGGGCGGCCGAGGCGGCCGTGCCGTATCTGGCCTCGCTCGGCGTCTCTCATCTGCACCTGTCCCCCGTCCTGGAGGCGGTCCCGGGCTCGACGCACGGCTACGACGTGGTGGACCACGCGCGCGTACGGGGCGAACTGGGCGGGGAGGACGGGCTGCGCTCCCTGGCGCGCACCGCGCGGGAACACGGTCTTGGGCTGGTCGTGGACATCGTGCCGAACCACATGGCCATGACCCCGCGGCACAACCGCCCCCTGTGGGAGGTGCTGCGCGAGGGCCCCGAGTCGCCCTACGCGCGGTGGTTCGACATCGACTGGGACGCCCAGGGAGGACAACTGCTGCTGCCGGTGCTCGGGGGCAGGCTCGGCGCGGAGCTCGGCCATCTGAAGGTGGACGGCGACGTACTGCGCTACTACGACCAGGTGTTCCCGCTGCGCGAGGGCACCGAGAAGCTGCCGCTGCCGCAGCTGCTCGACGCGCAGTGGTACCGCCCGGCGTGGTGGCGGCTGGCCAGGACCGAGCTCAACTACCGCCGGTTCTTCAGCATTTCGGAGCTGATCGGGCTGCGCGTCGAGGACCCGGAGGTGTTCGCGGCGACCCACGCGAAGATCCTGGAACTGCTCGACGACGGCGTGGTCGAGGGGCTGCGCATCGACCACCCGGACGGGCTCGCGGACCCGGACACATATCTGCGCCACCTGCACGAGGCGACCGGCGGGCGTTGGACGGTGGTCGAGAAGATCCTCGCGGACGGCGAGCCGCTGCCCGCCGCGTGGCCCGTCGCGGGCACCACCGGCTACGACGCGCTGCGGCAGGTGGACGGCCTCTTCGCGGACCCCGCGGGCGCGGGCGAACTCCTCGGCCAGTACCGGCGTTTCGCAGCCCCTCAGAGCGACCGGGGCGGCCACTGGGAGGCGACGGTGCGCCGGGCGGCGTACAAGGTGGTCACGCACGAACTGGCCACGGAGGTCGACCGCCTCACGCGCGTGGCGAGCCGCCTGTGCACGGCCTCCCCGGACCCCGCGCTGCGCGACCACGCCCCCTGGGCGCTGGGCACCGCGCTGCGCGAACTCCTCGTACGCCTTGAGGTGTACCGGCCCTACCCCTCCTCCGACGCCGCCCTGGTGGTCACCGAGGAGGCCGCCGCCGAGGCCCGGGCGGTCTTCACGGTGCCCGAGGAGGCGCACGCCGTGGACGTCGTACGGGACCTGGTGCTCGGGCGGGCCGGTGACGGGCCCGGGCACGCGGAGTTCCGAGCCCGGTTCGCACAGACCTCGTCCGCGCTGCGGGCCAAGTCCGTGGAGGACACGGCGTTCTACCGCTATGTGCCCCAGCTGTCGGCGAACGAGGTGGGCGGGAACCCCGGGAGCCCGGCCGTGTCCCCGGAGGACTTCCACGCCTACTGCGCGCGCGTGCAGCGCGACTGGCCCGCCACCGGAACCGCCCTGTCCACCCACGACACGAAACGCAGCGCCGACGTACGTGCCGCCCTCTCCGTGCTCACCGAGTGCCCCGGGCAGTGGGCCGACGTCCTGGCCGAGGTGACCCGCGAGGGCGCGGGCGTGCCCGACCCGCAGGTGGCGTGGGCCGCGTGGCAGACGGTGTTCGGGCTCGGCCCGGCCGACCCGGAGCGGGTCCAGGGGGCCCTGCTGAAGCACATCCGGGAGGCCGGACTGCACACCGCCTGGACCGAGCAGGATCCCGCCTACGAGGACGCGGTGGCGGCGTTCGTCGCGGCGGGGCCCTGCGGGGCGCCAGGGCGGCGCGTGGCCGACTTCCGGGCCGCCCTGGCGCCGCATGTGCGGGCGAACGTCCTGGGGGCCGCTCTGGTCCACCTGACGATGCCTGGGGTACCGGACGTCTACCAGGGCACCGAGGGCGAGTACCTGGCGCTGGTGGACCCGGACAACCGGCGGCCGTTCGCACCTCTGGAGCAGGAGTCGGCGAAGTCCGCGCTGACCACGGGGGCCCTGCGGCTGCGCGGGCGGCGCCCCGCCGTCTTCGGCGACCCGGCGACGTACGGGCCGCTGACGGCACAGGGCCCCGGCGCCGCGCACTGTGTGGCGTTCGTA
- a CDS encoding copper amine oxidase, with product MRVNKNSRARSRAAVGLSVAALTVGAATSAGPAVAQPKAAPAAAPACSADFRIEQKLSTGTTWRMCWHYESEAGLVLEDISYQPKGEATPIKVLTSAKLAQIHVPYDDGQAEYDDLTGAGFGQGLMDLAPGECPGGTIKKVKIPNAWNPDRPTANGLCTTTRTRGHAYRMQGDTANKVYQTQGKDLLIYTVNQVGWYEYITEWRFQDDGTVNMNVGATGSLSPGDYDAGDGRGWPIGKGAKSYATSHSHNVFWKLNFGLDGSSRSTVEQYDSKVSPPANGNEGPTNKTTRTKITKELAGDAKNMRWWRVVSRVGKNKDEHARSYEIVPGATTKYPGRSFTKHDIYFTEYKRCEQFASNNPINCGTGAGNSVDKWVNGQSLAHPVVWVNVGFHHIARDEDQQPMPVHWQGFSIAPRDVTAMNPLTPPALADQNGQAQNGS from the coding sequence ATGCGCGTGAACAAAAACAGCCGTGCCCGCAGCCGGGCGGCGGTGGGCCTCTCGGTGGCCGCACTGACCGTGGGCGCGGCGACGTCCGCGGGGCCGGCGGTCGCCCAGCCCAAGGCCGCTCCCGCGGCGGCCCCCGCCTGCAGCGCGGACTTCCGGATCGAGCAGAAGCTCTCCACCGGCACCACCTGGCGGATGTGCTGGCACTACGAGAGCGAGGCCGGGCTCGTCCTGGAGGACATCTCGTACCAGCCCAAGGGTGAGGCCACCCCCATCAAGGTCCTCACCAGCGCCAAGCTCGCCCAGATCCACGTCCCCTACGACGACGGCCAGGCCGAGTACGACGACCTCACCGGCGCCGGTTTCGGGCAGGGGCTGATGGATCTGGCCCCGGGCGAGTGTCCCGGCGGCACCATCAAGAAGGTCAAGATCCCCAACGCCTGGAACCCGGACCGCCCCACCGCCAACGGCCTGTGCACCACGACCCGCACGCGCGGCCACGCCTACCGCATGCAGGGCGACACGGCGAACAAGGTCTATCAGACCCAGGGCAAGGACCTGCTGATCTACACCGTCAACCAGGTCGGCTGGTACGAGTACATCACCGAGTGGCGCTTCCAGGACGACGGCACCGTCAACATGAACGTCGGCGCCACCGGCAGCCTCTCGCCCGGTGACTACGACGCGGGCGACGGTCGCGGCTGGCCGATCGGCAAGGGCGCCAAGTCCTACGCCACCAGCCACAGCCACAACGTCTTCTGGAAGCTCAACTTCGGCCTGGACGGCTCCTCCAGGAGCACCGTCGAGCAGTACGACTCCAAGGTCAGCCCGCCCGCCAACGGCAACGAGGGGCCGACCAACAAGACCACCCGCACCAAGATCACCAAGGAGCTCGCGGGCGACGCCAAGAACATGCGCTGGTGGCGCGTCGTCAGCAGGGTCGGAAAGAACAAGGACGAGCACGCGCGTAGTTACGAGATCGTCCCGGGCGCCACCACCAAGTACCCGGGCCGCAGCTTCACCAAGCACGACATCTACTTCACCGAGTACAAGAGGTGCGAACAGTTCGCCAGCAACAACCCGATCAACTGCGGTACCGGAGCCGGTAATTCCGTCGACAAGTGGGTCAACGGGCAGTCGCTCGCCCACCCCGTCGTCTGGGTCAACGTCGGCTTCCACCACATCGCGCGCGACGAGGACCAGCAGCCCATGCCGGTCCACTGGCAGGGCTTCTCCATCGCCCCGCGCGACGTCACGGCTATGAATCCGCTCACTCCGCCCGCGCTCGCCGATCAGAACGGGCAAGCGCAAAACGGTAGTTGA
- a CDS encoding Tat pathway signal sequence domain protein has protein sequence MRNIVHRHLGKVVAGAAIAVAGTAVMIGITLPGSAGADDSGGAKGSGGTSQEAGQQGQAAAEPGVVEEAPAEGDKGKGRDPLTDDETERVEQIALNRQLRNSAEDVEGDRGPQRIGVDLAEPDADELDDPNAPRRAEVRFYDYKDDALVTKTVNLDTGKVERTDTQHGVQPPISRDEMTEAAQLLIADPLGAGLRADYKDATGKELTSPDQLILNSMVYRAASGAQPATLADCGTHRCVRLFPKVKNGPWIDSRDVVIDLSTRKVGKLG, from the coding sequence GTGCGCAACATAGTGCACCGCCATCTGGGCAAGGTGGTGGCGGGTGCCGCCATCGCGGTTGCCGGGACGGCCGTGATGATCGGTATCACTCTGCCGGGCTCCGCGGGGGCCGACGACTCGGGCGGAGCCAAGGGAAGCGGCGGGACCTCTCAGGAGGCGGGCCAGCAGGGGCAGGCGGCGGCCGAACCCGGCGTGGTCGAGGAGGCGCCGGCCGAAGGCGACAAGGGCAAGGGCCGCGACCCGCTGACCGACGACGAGACCGAGCGGGTCGAACAGATCGCGCTCAACCGGCAGCTGCGCAATTCCGCCGAGGACGTCGAAGGGGACCGCGGCCCGCAGCGGATCGGCGTCGACCTCGCCGAGCCGGACGCGGACGAACTGGACGACCCGAACGCGCCACGCCGCGCCGAGGTCCGGTTCTACGACTACAAGGACGACGCGCTCGTCACCAAGACCGTCAACCTGGACACCGGGAAGGTCGAGCGGACCGACACCCAGCACGGTGTCCAGCCGCCCATCAGCCGCGACGAGATGACCGAAGCCGCGCAGCTGCTCATCGCCGACCCGCTCGGCGCGGGCCTCAGGGCCGACTACAAGGACGCCACGGGGAAGGAACTCACCTCGCCGGATCAGCTGATCCTCAACAGCATGGTCTACCGCGCGGCCTCGGGCGCCCAGCCCGCCACGCTCGCGGACTGCGGCACGCACCGCTGCGTACGGCTCTTCCCCAAGGTGAAGAACGGGCCGTGGATCGACAGCCGTGACGTGGTGATCGACCTGAGCACCCGCAAGGTCGGCAAGCTCGGTTAG
- the glgX gene encoding glycogen debranching protein GlgX codes for MQVWPGEAYPLGATYDGAGTNFAVFSEAAARIELCLLHDDGSETAVELRESDAFVRHAYLPGIMPGQRYGFRAHGPYAPGRGQRTNSAKLLLDPYARAISGAVEWGEEVYGYHFGEPDKRNDLDSAPHTMTSVVVNPYFDWGDDRPPRTEYHHTVLYEAHVKGLTMQHPELPEELRGTYAALAHPAIIEHLTKLGVTALELMPVHQFVNDHRLVEMGLNNYWGYNTIGFFAPHNAYASWGDRGQQVLEFKSAVRALHEAGIEVILDVVYNHTAEGNHLGPTLSFRGLDNASYYRLSEDQRYYTDTTGTGNSLLMRSPHVLQLIMDSLRYWVTEMHVDGFRFDLAATLARQFHEVDRLSSFFDLVQQDPVVSQVKLIAEPWDVGEGGYQVGNFPPLWTEWNGKYRDTVRDMWRGEPRTLAEFASRLTGSSDLYQDDGRRPLASINFVTCHDGFTLNDLVSYNNKHNDANGEDNRDGESHNRSWNCGVEGETDDESVLALRGRQRRNYIATLMLSQGVPMLSHGDEFARTQGGNNNGYCQDSEVSWVPWPEEDGELLEFTRAMVWLRRDHPVFRRRRFFHGRPVQGTHDELSDIAWFTPEGQEMTQRDWGSATARALSVFLNGNAISEPGPRGERISDDSFLLMFNASPGPLEFVVPVNHGRQWQVIVDTARPEGVAPGTGAKVEAGDRLSLVDRSMTVLQRPA; via the coding sequence ATGCAGGTCTGGCCTGGAGAGGCATATCCACTCGGTGCCACGTACGACGGTGCCGGTACCAATTTCGCGGTCTTCTCGGAGGCCGCCGCCCGTATAGAGCTGTGTCTGCTGCACGACGACGGCTCGGAGACCGCGGTGGAACTGCGGGAGAGCGACGCGTTCGTACGCCACGCCTATCTGCCCGGAATCATGCCCGGGCAGCGCTACGGCTTCCGCGCGCACGGGCCGTACGCGCCCGGCCGCGGCCAGCGCACCAACTCCGCGAAGCTGCTGCTCGATCCGTACGCGCGCGCGATCAGCGGTGCGGTGGAGTGGGGCGAGGAGGTGTACGGCTACCACTTCGGTGAGCCCGACAAGCGCAACGACCTGGACTCGGCGCCGCACACCATGACGTCGGTCGTGGTCAACCCGTACTTCGACTGGGGCGACGACCGGCCGCCACGCACCGAGTACCACCACACGGTGCTCTACGAGGCCCATGTGAAGGGCCTCACGATGCAGCACCCGGAGCTGCCCGAGGAACTGCGCGGCACCTACGCGGCGCTCGCCCACCCGGCGATCATCGAACACCTGACCAAACTGGGCGTCACCGCGCTGGAACTGATGCCCGTGCACCAGTTCGTGAACGACCACCGTCTGGTGGAGATGGGCCTGAACAACTACTGGGGCTACAACACGATCGGCTTCTTCGCCCCGCACAACGCGTACGCCTCCTGGGGCGACCGCGGACAGCAGGTCCTGGAGTTCAAGTCGGCGGTCCGGGCCCTGCACGAGGCCGGGATCGAGGTCATCCTGGACGTCGTCTACAACCACACGGCCGAGGGCAACCACCTGGGTCCGACGCTGTCCTTCAGAGGCCTCGACAACGCCTCGTACTACCGCCTCTCGGAGGACCAGCGCTACTACACGGACACCACGGGGACCGGCAACTCCCTGCTGATGCGCTCCCCGCACGTGCTCCAGCTGATCATGGACTCGCTGCGCTACTGGGTCACCGAGATGCACGTCGACGGATTCCGCTTCGACCTCGCGGCCACCCTGGCGAGGCAGTTCCACGAGGTGGACCGGCTGTCGTCGTTCTTCGACCTGGTGCAGCAGGACCCGGTGGTCTCCCAGGTGAAGCTGATCGCCGAGCCCTGGGACGTCGGCGAGGGCGGCTACCAGGTGGGCAACTTCCCGCCCCTGTGGACCGAGTGGAACGGCAAGTACCGCGACACCGTACGGGACATGTGGCGGGGCGAGCCGCGCACGCTGGCGGAGTTCGCGTCCCGTCTGACGGGCTCCTCCGACCTCTACCAGGACGACGGCCGCCGCCCCCTCGCCTCGATCAACTTCGTGACGTGTCACGACGGCTTCACGCTGAACGACCTCGTCTCGTACAACAACAAGCACAACGACGCCAACGGCGAGGACAACCGCGACGGCGAGAGCCACAACCGGTCCTGGAACTGCGGTGTCGAGGGCGAGACGGACGACGAGTCGGTCCTGGCCCTGCGCGGGCGTCAGAGGCGCAACTACATCGCGACGCTGATGCTCTCCCAGGGCGTGCCGATGCTCAGCCACGGCGACGAGTTCGCGCGTACCCAGGGTGGCAACAACAACGGGTACTGCCAGGACAGCGAGGTGTCCTGGGTGCCGTGGCCGGAGGAGGACGGCGAGCTCCTCGAGTTCACCCGCGCGATGGTGTGGCTCCGCCGAGACCACCCGGTCTTCCGGCGTCGCAGGTTCTTCCACGGGCGTCCCGTCCAGGGCACCCACGACGAGTTGTCCGACATCGCGTGGTTCACCCCGGAGGGCCAGGAGATGACCCAGCGCGACTGGGGCTCGGCGACGGCACGCGCCCTGTCCGTCTTCCTCAACGGCAACGCGATCTCCGAGCCGGGCCCGCGCGGGGAGCGCATCTCCGACGACTCCTTCCTGCTGATGTTCAACGCCTCGCCGGGGCCCCTGGAGTTCGTGGTGCCGGTCAATCACGGACGCCAGTGGCAGGTGATCGTCGACACGGCACGCCCGGAGGGAGTGGCGCCGGGAACGGGCGCGAAGGTCGAGGCCGGGGACCGGCTGTCCCTGGTCGACCGGAGCATGACGGTGTTGCAGCGGCCCGCCTAG